In a single window of the Gammaproteobacteria bacterium genome:
- a CDS encoding PDC sensor domain-containing protein: MSSMSYLSVIERYHEYRSAIHELMGSIVTGALEAQIFQQVERQRQVIKNLRQQYPFVDLLYVLDGNGIQISENIASERLHSPSGKGCDRSQRSYYQLAIHSSDVVVTEPYLSSASGALCISAALRRGEGSEQRVLVIDIDLAEIVEFLMGDTARRRFQPLFKWVYATIAVVLFFVAALLLYFGVEKFWMLLLSDDDSGHASSLMPFSVVIFATLALAIFDLGKTIFEEEVLMHKDIYRHSSTRRTITRFIAAILIAVSIEALMVLFKSVLGDGEHLIHAAWLLACSVGLLVGLGIYVYLGARAEAVLLAAKR; this comes from the coding sequence ATGTCCAGCATGAGCTATTTGAGTGTCATTGAGCGGTATCACGAATACCGTTCGGCAATCCATGAATTGATGGGGTCTATTGTTACCGGTGCGCTGGAGGCGCAAATTTTTCAGCAGGTAGAGCGGCAGCGGCAAGTGATAAAAAATCTTCGCCAGCAGTATCCGTTTGTGGATTTGCTCTATGTGCTGGACGGCAACGGCATACAGATCAGTGAGAACATTGCCAGTGAACGTTTGCATTCACCCTCGGGTAAGGGATGCGATCGTAGTCAGCGTAGTTATTATCAGTTGGCCATTCACAGCTCGGACGTGGTGGTGACCGAACCTTATTTGTCATCAGCCAGCGGTGCCTTGTGTATTTCGGCGGCGTTAAGGCGCGGCGAGGGCAGTGAGCAGCGTGTGCTGGTGATTGATATCGATCTGGCCGAGATTGTTGAATTTTTAATGGGCGACACCGCGCGGCGGCGATTTCAGCCGCTGTTTAAATGGGTGTACGCAACGATTGCCGTGGTGTTGTTTTTTGTTGCCGCATTGCTGCTGTATTTCGGCGTGGAAAAATTCTGGATGTTGCTGCTCAGTGACGATGACTCAGGACATGCGTCGAGTTTGATGCCATTTAGTGTGGTGATTTTTGCGACCTTGGCGCTGGCGATTTTCGATTTGGGCAAAACCATCTTTGAAGAAGAAGTGCTCATGCACAAAGACATCTACCGCCACAGTTCAACCCGGCGGACGATAACCCGGTTTATCGCCGCGATCTTGATTGCGGTCTCTATCGAGGCATTGATGGTGTTGTTCAAATCAGTGCTGGGAGACGGCGAGCATTTGATACATGCCGCGTGGCTGCTGGCATGCTCAGTGGGCTTGCTGGTGGGCTTGGGAATTTACGTTTACCTGGGTGCACGGGCCGAGGCGGTGTTACTAGCGGCAAAGCGCTAG
- the gspD gene encoding type II secretion system secretin GspD, with translation MKNNRNEPLSMFKQRDWGRAVQGAIAGVLLCTSVSVSAAGITLNLKEADIGAVIQTVSEATGRNFIVDPRVKGKITIISSKELNKDELYQVFLAVLNVHGFAAIPSGGANVTKIIPEADAKSAGTPVSGRGEEMITMVVEVKHVSAAQLVPILRPLVPPQGHLAAHAQTNTLIISDRAGNIDRLMQIVQRVDEPSGADIEIVQLRNASANEVVRILSALEKAGAGKGGDAQANAPTLVADDRTNSVLIGGEKNDRLRIKSIIVHLDTPTQTSGNTNVVYLRYAKAENLVKVLTGVGKMAAEDAKKGGPAGGGNRGQNFDIQADDSSNALVITAEPDVFRSLENVIRRLDVRRAQVLVEAIIAEVSNTKTTELGVQWFAGSENPGNKPIGVTSFGSNSIVGVAAAARAATKAPATVTGVPIGQGLTVGVGSIIKGDYSFGALINALAADVETNLLSTPNILTLDNEEAEIFVGKEVSIPSGSFSSTSSSTGSASGISSPFTTFKSKQVGIRLKVKPQVNEGDAIKLDIDQSVDAITSGDAGTANLVTSQRTIKTSVMVDDGQIIVLGGLITDDQNRRETKVPFFGDLPLIGWLFRNKNESNDKTNLLVFLRPEILRDTATTSLVSNGKYNFIREKQMQDREWNFFRSHERPVAPPLEDILKKPAPARQPEPEPEKKELPPHVSDVLNN, from the coding sequence ATGAAAAACAACAGGAACGAGCCTTTGAGTATGTTCAAGCAACGGGATTGGGGACGCGCAGTTCAAGGGGCGATCGCAGGCGTGTTGCTGTGCACGAGCGTGTCGGTGTCGGCGGCCGGAATTACGCTGAACCTGAAAGAAGCGGACATCGGTGCGGTAATTCAGACAGTGTCCGAGGCGACGGGAAGAAATTTCATTGTTGACCCGCGCGTCAAAGGCAAGATTACGATTATTTCTTCCAAGGAATTGAACAAGGACGAGCTCTATCAGGTGTTTCTCGCCGTGCTGAATGTGCACGGCTTTGCCGCCATCCCCTCGGGTGGAGCGAATGTCACCAAGATTATTCCTGAAGCCGATGCGAAAAGTGCGGGCACGCCCGTGTCTGGCAGGGGCGAGGAAATGATCACCATGGTGGTTGAAGTCAAACACGTTTCCGCCGCGCAGCTAGTGCCGATATTGCGTCCCTTGGTGCCACCACAGGGGCATCTGGCGGCGCACGCACAAACCAATACGCTGATCATTTCTGATCGGGCGGGCAATATCGATCGTTTAATGCAAATTGTGCAGCGAGTGGATGAGCCCAGCGGGGCTGACATTGAAATCGTGCAGTTGCGCAACGCCTCTGCTAACGAAGTAGTGCGTATTCTCAGTGCCTTGGAAAAAGCCGGTGCCGGTAAGGGGGGGGATGCGCAGGCGAATGCACCTACCTTGGTGGCCGATGATCGCACCAACAGTGTGTTGATTGGTGGTGAAAAGAATGACCGGCTGCGGATCAAGTCCATCATCGTTCATCTGGATACACCGACGCAGACATCGGGAAATACCAATGTCGTGTACCTGCGTTATGCCAAGGCAGAGAACTTGGTCAAAGTGCTGACCGGCGTGGGTAAAATGGCCGCCGAGGATGCGAAAAAAGGTGGCCCGGCTGGTGGTGGTAATCGCGGCCAGAATTTTGATATCCAGGCCGACGACAGCTCCAACGCACTGGTGATTACCGCAGAACCCGATGTATTTCGCTCGCTGGAGAACGTGATTCGCCGGCTGGACGTGCGCCGTGCGCAGGTATTGGTGGAAGCCATCATCGCCGAAGTGTCCAATACCAAGACTACCGAATTGGGTGTGCAATGGTTTGCTGGCAGTGAAAATCCTGGCAACAAGCCTATTGGTGTAACCAGTTTTGGCAGCAACTCCATCGTTGGTGTGGCTGCTGCGGCGCGTGCCGCGACCAAAGCGCCAGCGACTGTGACCGGCGTGCCGATTGGTCAGGGCTTGACCGTGGGCGTGGGCAGCATAATTAAGGGTGATTACAGTTTTGGTGCGTTGATCAATGCTCTGGCGGCGGATGTTGAAACGAATTTGTTGTCCACGCCGAATATTCTGACGCTGGACAATGAGGAAGCGGAGATCTTTGTCGGTAAGGAAGTTTCCATCCCCAGTGGTTCGTTCAGTTCAACGTCGTCCAGTACTGGTTCGGCCAGTGGTATCAGCAGTCCGTTTACTACGTTCAAATCCAAGCAGGTGGGTATTCGCCTGAAGGTAAAGCCGCAGGTTAACGAAGGCGATGCGATCAAACTCGATATCGATCAGTCGGTGGATGCGATTACTTCGGGTGATGCGGGTACCGCCAATCTGGTGACTTCGCAGCGGACCATCAAAACCAGCGTCATGGTGGATGATGGGCAGATCATTGTGCTGGGTGGTTTGATTACTGACGATCAAAATCGCCGCGAGACCAAGGTGCCATTTTTCGGTGACTTGCCGTTGATTGGCTGGTTGTTCCGCAACAAAAACGAATCCAACGACAAAACCAATTTGTTGGTGTTCTTGCGCCCAGAAATTTTGCGCGATACGGCAACCACTTCGCTGGTTTCCAACGGCAAATACAACTTTATTCGTGAAAAGCAGATGCAGGATCGCGAGTGGAATTTCTTCCGCAGTCATGAACGTCCCGTGGCTCCGCCGCTGGAAGATATTTTGAAAAAGCCCGCACCTGCCAGACAGCCCGAGCCTGAGCCAGAGAAAAAAGAACTACCGCCGCATGTGTCGGATGTTCTGAATAACTAG
- the gspC gene encoding type II secretion system protein GspC codes for MNSILSRFDPLVRGGQRFPWASWLMRLPPAANVLMVLLLANVVAILTWKLIPLPEMPPAPLSMPQAAISVPQRNVNYDQISNWHLFGEVRLDAAAMGDAQTPDVVPDTTLQLTLRGVIASKDLRIAFAIIGDPSGTEETYRVGDQVPGGAQIKEIHADKVILWRNNRHETLRLPEDALPTSDMGQVSRVGSFGTPMNAGGAMTVSPQAAAVLKDYRQKLASDPQALANVVRAEPYHQGGKLTGYRIFPGTDRTLLNRVGLQPGDVITSVNGIEFDSPSKGLEIMKAVTEGGGGQVSVNVLRNGATQTYMVPLN; via the coding sequence GTGAACTCAATTTTAAGCAGATTTGATCCGCTGGTTCGAGGCGGGCAGCGCTTCCCCTGGGCAAGCTGGCTGATGCGCCTGCCACCGGCAGCCAATGTGCTGATGGTGCTGCTATTGGCCAATGTCGTGGCTATTTTGACCTGGAAGTTGATCCCCCTGCCTGAAATGCCGCCGGCACCGTTGAGCATGCCGCAAGCGGCGATATCCGTTCCGCAACGAAATGTGAATTATGATCAAATTTCCAACTGGCACCTGTTTGGTGAAGTGCGGTTGGACGCGGCGGCCATGGGCGATGCCCAGACGCCTGATGTTGTTCCTGATACTACCCTACAGTTGACCTTGCGTGGGGTGATTGCCTCCAAGGATTTGCGCATAGCGTTTGCGATTATTGGTGATCCATCCGGGACAGAGGAAACCTACCGCGTTGGCGACCAGGTGCCCGGCGGTGCGCAGATTAAAGAAATTCATGCGGACAAGGTTATTTTGTGGCGAAATAATCGCCACGAAACGTTGCGCCTGCCAGAGGATGCGTTGCCGACCAGTGACATGGGACAAGTGAGCCGGGTAGGGTCGTTCGGCACTCCGATGAATGCGGGAGGCGCTATGACCGTGTCGCCACAAGCTGCCGCAGTATTGAAGGATTATCGGCAAAAACTGGCGTCTGATCCGCAGGCGTTGGCAAACGTGGTCAGAGCTGAACCTTATCATCAAGGCGGAAAGCTGACGGGGTATCGAATTTTTCCTGGTACTGACCGGACCTTGCTTAACCGCGTCGGATTGCAGCCTGGGGATGTTATAACGTCGGTGAATGGAATTGAATTTGACAGTCCATCCAAGGGGCTGGAAATAATGAAAGCAGTAACTGAGGGCGGTGGCGGTCAGGTGTCCGTGAATGTTCTGCGCAATGGCGCAACGCAGACCTACATGGTGCCACTGAATTAG
- the gspF gene encoding type II secretion system inner membrane protein GspF: MGAFEYTALDAQGKERKGVREADTARQVRAALREQGLTPLTVEEVREREVRKQKQFALFQGISAADLALITRQLATLVQSGLPLAESLQAVSQQTHKPRLRNMVMGVRSRVLEGHSLATALGDYPHVFSELFRSTVQAGEHSGHLSVVLERLADYTESRQAMNNKLMLALLYPVLITIVAVVVVVLLVTYVVPQVVQMFDHIGQELPLLTRGLIAVSAFTSSYGLLVALAILLGVLAFSYMMRVEHFRRRVHAFLLTMPLIGKLVRGMNTARFARTFSILTASGVPVLEAMRIAAQVMINIPMRESVQDAARRVREGTSISTALAAGGYFPPMTIHLIGSGESSGKLEQMLERAAHTQEKEVETFVAALMGIFEPLMILTMGVIVLIIVLAIITPILDMNTLVH, encoded by the coding sequence ATGGGCGCGTTTGAATATACCGCGTTGGATGCCCAGGGCAAGGAACGCAAGGGTGTCAGAGAGGCTGATACCGCACGCCAGGTGCGCGCTGCACTGCGCGAGCAGGGGCTGACGCCACTGACGGTTGAAGAAGTTCGCGAACGCGAAGTGCGCAAGCAAAAACAATTCGCGTTGTTTCAAGGAATCAGCGCTGCGGATCTGGCATTGATCACCCGCCAATTGGCGACCTTGGTACAGTCAGGTTTGCCACTGGCCGAATCGCTGCAGGCCGTTTCACAACAGACCCACAAACCCCGTTTGCGTAACATGGTGATGGGGGTGCGCTCGCGCGTGCTGGAAGGTCATTCGCTGGCGACTGCGCTGGGCGATTATCCGCACGTGTTTTCCGAGTTGTTTCGCAGCACGGTTCAGGCCGGTGAGCATTCCGGTCATTTGAGCGTGGTGCTGGAACGTCTGGCGGATTACACCGAAAGTCGTCAGGCGATGAACAATAAATTGATGTTGGCGCTGTTGTATCCGGTGCTGATTACCATCGTTGCGGTGGTGGTTGTGGTGTTGCTGGTGACGTATGTGGTGCCGCAAGTGGTGCAGATGTTTGATCACATCGGCCAGGAGCTGCCACTGCTGACGCGCGGCCTGATCGCTGTCAGTGCTTTTACCTCTTCCTATGGATTGTTGGTGGCGCTGGCGATTCTGCTGGGTGTGCTGGCGTTCAGTTACATGATGCGGGTTGAGCATTTTCGTCGGCGAGTGCATGCGTTTTTGCTGACAATGCCGCTGATAGGCAAGTTGGTACGTGGCATGAACACCGCACGTTTTGCGCGTACGTTCAGCATTCTTACTGCCAGTGGTGTTCCCGTGCTGGAAGCCATGCGCATTGCTGCTCAGGTGATGATCAATATTCCCATGCGTGAATCGGTACAGGATGCGGCTCGGCGTGTACGTGAAGGGACTTCGATATCCACTGCATTGGCGGCAGGTGGTTATTTTCCACCGATGACAATTCATCTGATTGGTAGCGGTGAATCCAGCGGCAAGCTGGAACAAATGCTGGAGCGTGCAGCGCACACCCAGGAAAAAGAAGTCGAAACATTTGTCGCGGCATTGATGGGCATTTTTGAACCGCTGATGATTCTGACCATGGGCGTGATTGTGCTGATTATCGTGCTGGCGATCATTACCCCCATTCTGGATATGAATACCTTGGTGCATTAA
- a CDS encoding pentapeptide repeat-containing protein: protein MPSICKPFLLGALFFLPSFAAFAGCDSPAEARVNWSGCDKSNANLSGAKLTEAVLTRTKLQGANLEKADINHADLAFSNLQNANLSKIQGRSCRLIGANLQQANGQGAHFNGARLERATLDKANFSQAQFDNAVFYNASLVATNLSQASMIQAQLEEVNLRGANLQGADLSQATFSKSNLSDSNLQGTKLVKAKLAGADLRNADFRNANLQGADLSSALIEGAQWDGADLSNATWSNRKRCRTGSVGACL, encoded by the coding sequence ATGCCCTCTATTTGTAAACCATTTCTGCTTGGCGCGTTGTTTTTTTTACCCTCTTTCGCCGCGTTCGCCGGTTGCGACTCGCCCGCCGAGGCCCGCGTTAACTGGTCTGGCTGCGATAAATCCAACGCCAACCTTAGCGGTGCAAAATTGACCGAAGCCGTATTGACCCGCACCAAGCTGCAAGGTGCCAATCTGGAAAAAGCCGACATCAACCACGCCGACCTTGCCTTCAGCAATCTGCAAAACGCCAATTTGAGTAAAATTCAGGGCCGTTCCTGCCGATTGATCGGCGCCAATCTGCAACAGGCTAATGGCCAGGGCGCGCACTTCAATGGCGCCCGACTGGAACGCGCCACCCTGGACAAAGCCAACTTCAGCCAGGCCCAGTTTGATAACGCAGTATTTTACAATGCGAGTCTGGTCGCCACGAATTTGTCCCAGGCCAGCATGATCCAGGCCCAACTGGAAGAAGTGAATTTGCGCGGTGCCAATTTACAGGGCGCGGATCTGAGTCAGGCCACGTTCAGCAAATCCAATTTGTCGGATTCCAATCTGCAGGGCACTAAATTGGTCAAAGCCAAACTGGCAGGCGCGGATCTGCGTAATGCAGATTTTCGTAATGCCAATCTGCAGGGCGCAGATTTGTCCAGCGCGTTGATTGAAGGTGCACAATGGGATGGCGCTGATCTGAGCAACGCCACCTGGAGTAATCGCAAACGCTGTCGCACCGGCTCGGTGGGCGCGTGTCTCTAG
- the gspE gene encoding type II secretion system ATPase GspE — MNTSAEQLPATEATKSDEPRLSYAFARRNHVVMGETAESGVTIHHGPGVQRRTLTELRRSLGAPIVLRSLTQEQFEKLLRDTYERGSNQAMAMADELGEELDLNRVAQELGEPEDLLETQDDAPIIRLINALLTEAIKSNASDIHIEPFENRLVVRMRVDGVLRQVLEQKKVLTPLVVSRIKVMAKLDIAEKRVPQDGRISLRLAGRAVDVRVSTLPSGHGERVVMRLLDKQAGRLDMTHLGMESASLKDLEKAIAKPHGIILVTGPTGSGKTTSLYAMLSQLNDRRRNIMTVEDPIEYYLDGIGQTNVNPKVEMTFARGLRAILRQDPDVVMVGEIRDLETAEIAVQASLTGHLVLSTLHTNTAVGAVTRLRDMGVEPFLLSSSLIAVMAQRLVRLLCPHCKKAVTANTADCELLGVSAEQAPTIYHPEGCAQCNHLGYQGRTGIYEFVTIDERLRGMIHDGDSEHSMESYARTRSQGIRADGMRRVLGGDTSLEEVLRVTREG, encoded by the coding sequence ATGAATACGTCAGCGGAACAGTTGCCCGCCACAGAGGCGACCAAGAGTGACGAACCCAGGCTGAGTTATGCGTTTGCCCGTCGTAATCACGTGGTGATGGGCGAAACGGCGGAAAGCGGGGTGACGATTCATCACGGTCCCGGGGTTCAGCGACGTACGCTGACCGAGCTGCGCCGCTCATTGGGTGCGCCGATTGTTTTGCGCAGTCTGACTCAGGAACAGTTTGAAAAGCTGCTGCGGGATACTTACGAGCGCGGCTCCAACCAAGCCATGGCCATGGCCGATGAGCTCGGCGAGGAACTGGATCTTAATCGGGTTGCACAAGAACTGGGTGAGCCGGAAGATTTGCTCGAAACCCAGGATGACGCGCCGATTATTCGTCTGATCAATGCGCTGCTGACCGAGGCCATCAAGAGCAACGCCTCGGATATTCACATCGAACCGTTTGAAAACCGTTTAGTGGTGCGCATGCGCGTCGATGGCGTGTTGCGCCAGGTGCTGGAACAGAAAAAAGTGCTCACGCCGCTGGTGGTGTCGCGGATCAAGGTTATGGCCAAGTTGGACATTGCCGAAAAACGCGTTCCCCAGGATGGTCGTATTTCTCTGCGTCTGGCAGGGCGTGCGGTTGACGTGCGTGTGTCGACCTTGCCGTCTGGACATGGTGAGCGGGTGGTGATGCGTCTGCTCGACAAGCAGGCCGGGCGTCTGGATATGACGCATTTAGGGATGGAGTCTGCCAGCCTCAAGGATTTGGAAAAAGCCATTGCCAAGCCGCACGGCATTATTCTGGTGACCGGTCCGACTGGTTCGGGTAAAACCACCAGCCTGTATGCCATGCTCAGCCAGTTGAATGACCGCCGCCGCAACATCATGACGGTGGAAGATCCTATCGAATATTACCTTGATGGTATCGGTCAGACCAACGTCAATCCCAAAGTTGAAATGACTTTTGCCCGTGGATTGCGCGCAATTTTGCGTCAGGACCCGGACGTGGTGATGGTGGGCGAGATTCGTGATTTGGAAACCGCAGAAATTGCGGTTCAGGCGAGCTTGACCGGTCACTTGGTGTTGTCCACTTTGCACACCAATACTGCGGTGGGCGCGGTGACTCGTTTGCGTGACATGGGCGTTGAACCATTTTTGCTGTCATCAAGTTTGATCGCGGTGATGGCGCAGCGTCTGGTGAGATTGTTGTGCCCACACTGCAAAAAGGCAGTGACTGCCAACACTGCCGATTGTGAATTGTTGGGCGTGTCTGCCGAACAAGCTCCAACCATTTATCATCCGGAAGGTTGCGCACAGTGCAATCATTTGGGTTACCAGGGGCGTACCGGTATTTACGAATTTGTGACCATCGACGAACGCCTGCGCGGCATGATTCACGATGGTGACAGCGAGCATTCGATGGAAAGTTATGCGCGAACCCGTTCACAGGGAATTCGTGCCGATGGCATGCGCCGGGTTCTGGGTGGCGATACGTCGCTTGAAGAAGTATTGCGTGTGACCAGAGAAGGATAA